A single genomic interval of Oryza sativa Japonica Group chromosome 7, ASM3414082v1 harbors:
- the LOC4342469 gene encoding ubiquitin C-terminal hydrolase 12 isoform X1 produces the protein MTTSPPPPPPAEQQQQQEEEEVLVPRQELPNGTQPMEVVPSEPAATVENQQIEDPPISRFTWTIENLSRVSTKKLYSEIFVVGGYKWRILIFPRGNNVEYLSMYLDVADSAVLPYGWTRYAQFSLSVVNQMHNKFTIRKETQHQFSARESDWGFTSFMPLGDLYNPSRGYLVNDTCIVEAEVAVCKVVDYWSYDSKKETGYVGLKNQGATCYMNSLLQTLYHIPYFRKAVYHMPTTENDMPSGSIPLALQSLFYKLQYNDSSVSTKELTKSFGWDMHDSFMQHDVQELNRVLSEKLEDKMKGTVVEGTIQQLFEGHHMNYIECINVDMKSTRKESFYDLQLDVKGCQDVYASFDKYVEVERLEGDNKYHAEQYGLQDAKKGVLFIDFPPVLQLQLKRFEYDFMRDTMVKINDRYEFPIQLDLDRDDGKYLSPDADRNVRNLYTLHSVLVHSGGVHGGHYYAFIRPTLSDQWFKFDDERVTKEDAKRALEEQYGGEEELPQTNPGLNNTPFKFTKYSNAYMLVYIRESDKDKIICNVDEKDIAEHLRIRLEKDREEKERRKKEKAEAHLYTIIKVARDDDLTTQIGKDIYFDLVDHDKVPSFRIQKQMPFTQFKEEVAKEFGIPTQFQRFWLWAKRQNHTYRPNRPLTPQEETHTVGQLKEAANKAHNAELKLFLEVELGLDLKPLPLPDKTREDILLFFKLYDPEKEQLRYVGRLFVKASGKPQDILPKLRKMAGFSQDEEIELYEEIKFEPNVMCEYIDNRLLFRACQLEDGDIVCFQKSPKPDTADQYRYPDVPSFLVYIRNRQVVHFRSLEKPKEDDFCLEMSKAFTYDEVVEKVAQKLGVDDPTKIRLTSHNCYSQQPKPQPIKYRGVERLLDMLIHYNQTSDILYYEVLDIPLPELQALKTLKVTYHHGTKDEVSVHSIRLPKNSTVGDVLNDIKSKVELSHPNAELRLLEVFYHKIYKIFAPNEKIENINDQYWTLRAEEVPEEEKNLGPFDRLIHVYHFTKDTQNQTQVQNFGEPFFMVIREDETLSSIKERIQKKLKVPDEDFSKWKFAYISLGRPDYFEDSDTVASRFQRNMYGAWEQYLGLEHPDTAPRKTHNANQNRHSFERPVKIYN, from the exons ATGACGACCtctcccccgccaccgccgcccgccgag cagcagcagcaacaggaggaagaggaggtgcTCGTGCCGCGCCAGGAGTTGCCCAACGGAACGCAGCCAATGGAAG TTGTGCCTTCTGAGCCAGCCGCCACTGTGGAAAACCAGCAGATTGAAGATCCACCAATCTCTAGATTTACTTGGACCATTGAGAACCTATCAAGAGTGAGCACAAAGAAACTCTACTCTGAAATTTTTGTTGTTGGGGGCTACAAGTG GCGGATTTTGATTTTCCCAAGGGGAAATAATGTTGAATATCTGTCTATGTATTTGGATGTGGCTGATTCAGCAGTCCTGCCTTATGGGTGGACTAGATATGCGCAGTTCAGCCTCTCTGTGGTCAATCAAATGCACAACAAGTTTACAATAAGAAAAG AAACACAACATCAATTCTCTGCTCGAGAAAGTGATTGGGGTTTTACTTCCTTTATGCCTTTGGGTGATCTCTACAACCCCAGTAGAGGCTATCTTGTAAATGATACTTGTATAGTGGAGGCCGAAGTTGCTGTATGTAAGGTGGTTGATTATTGGAGCTATGACTCTAAAAAGGAAACTGGTTATGTTGGTCTGAAAAATCAAGGTGCTACTTGCTATATGAATTCTCTTCTTCAGACTCTGTACCATATTCCATATTTCAGAAAG GCTGTTTATCATATGCCCACAACTGAGAATGACATGCCTTCGGGAAGCATTCCATTAGCTCTGCAAAGTCTCTTTTATAAGCTGCAGTATAATGACAGCAGTGTCTCTACAAAGGAACTCACAAAATCTTTTGGGTGGGACATGCACGATTCATTCATGCAACATGATGTGCAAGAACTAAATAGAGTTCTTTCTGAGAAGTTGGAAGATAAGATGAAG GGAACTGTTGTGGAGGGCACAATACAACAATTATTTGAAGGGCATCACATGAATTATATCGAGTGTATCAATGTGGATATGAAATCAACTAGAAAGGAATCCTTCTATG ATCTTCAGCTTGATGTCAAAGGTTGTCAGGATGTCTATGCTTCTTTTGATAAGTATGTAGAGGTGGAGCGCCTGGAAGGAGATAACAAGTATCACGCAGAACAATATGGACTGCAG GATGCAAAGAAAGGTGTTCTTTTCATCGACTTCCCTCCTGTTTTGCAACTTCAGCTAAAACGCTTTGAATATGATTTCATGCGTGATACAATGGTAAAG ATAAATGACCGCTATGAGTTCCCGATTCAGTTGGATCTTGATAGAGATGATGGAAAGTACCTCTCTCCAGATGCAGATAGGAATGTGCGGAATCTTTACACTCTTCACAG TGTTCTCGTCCATAGTGGGGGTGTTCATGGTGGGCATTACTATGCTTTCATACGGCCTACTCTTTCTGATCAGTG GTTTAAGTTTGATGATGAGCGTGTAACAAAAGAGGATGCAAAGAGGGCATTGGAAGAGCAATATGGTGGTGAGGAGGAG CTACCTCAGACTAATCCTGGTCTAAACAATACTCCTTTCAAGTTCACTAAATATTCAAACGCATACATGCTTGTGTACATTCGCGAAAGTGACAAGGACAAAATAATTTGTAACGTGGATGAGAAGGACATAGCAGAGCACCTTCGA ATTAGATTAGAAAAGGATCGTGAGGAAAAGGAGCGTCGAAAGAAGGAGAAAGCTGAGGCCCACCTATATACTATCATTAAG GTTGCAAGGGATGATGACTTGACCACTCAAATAGGGAAGGACATATATTTTGATCTTGTTGATCATGATAAGGTCCCAAGTTTCCGCATCCAGAAGCAGATGCCTTTCACTCAATTCAAG GAGGAGGTTGCAAAAGAGTTTGGTATTCCTACCCAATTTCAAAGATTTTGGCTGTGGGCCAAGCGACAAAACCATACATACCGGCCTAACCGTCCACTGACTCCTCAAGAAGAGACGCACACA GTTGGACAGCTAAAAGAAGCAGCAAATAAGGCTCATAACGCAGAACTAAAATTGTTCTTGGAGGTTGAACTTGGACTG GACCTTAAACCTCTTCCTCTGCCTGACAAGACCAGAGAAGATATATTGCTTTTCTTCAAACTCTATGATCCTGAAAAGGAACAACTGCG GTATGTTGGTAGGCTCTTTGTTAAGGCTTCGGGAAAACCTCAGGACATTCTGCCAAAACTGAGGAAAATGGCTGGTTTTTCACAGGATGAGGAAATTGAACTTTATGAG GAAATCAAGTTTGAGCCCAATGTAATGTGTGAATATATTGACAATAGGCTTCTATTTCGAGCTTGCCAG CTTGAAGATGGTGACATCGTTTGTTTTCAAAAATCTCCAAAGCCAGATACTGCTGACCAATATAGATACCCTGATGTCCCATCCTTTCTGGTGTATATACGGAACCGGCAG GTAGTCCATTTTCGTTCATTGGAGAAGCCCAAAGAGGATGATTTTTGTTTAGAGAT GTCGAAGGCTTTCACGTATGATGAAGTAGTGGAAAAGGTGGCTCAAAAACTTGGTGTTGATGACCCAACTAAAATTCGGCTTACATCGCATAACTGTTATTCTCAACAACCTAAACCTCAACCTATTAAATACAGAGGTGTTGAGCGTTTGCTGGACATGCTGATTCACTATAACCAG ACTTCTGATATTCTTTACTATGAAGTATTGGATATACCACTCCCAGAATTACAAGCTCTGAAGACATTAAAAGTTACATATCATCATGGCACAAAAGATGAG GTGTCAGTTCACAGTATTAGGTTGCCAAAGAACAGCACTGTCGGTGATGTGCTAAATGATATAAAATCAAAG GTTGAGCTGTCTCATCCTAATGCTGAGCTTAGACTACTTGAGGTTTTCTATCACAAGATATACAAG ATTTTTGCACCGAATGAAAAGATAGAAAACATCAATGATCAGTACTGGACCCTGCGTGCAGAGGAG gtTCCGGAGGAAGAGAAAAATCTTGGTCCTTTTGATCGCTTGATTCATGTATACCATTTTACCAAAGACACTCAAAATCAGACG CAAGTTCAGAACTTTGGAGAACCTTTCTTTATGGTTATTCGTGAGGATGAAACCCTTTCTTCTATTAAAGAACGGATACAGAAAAAACTAAAAGTTCCAGATGAGGATTTCTCAAAG TGGAAATTTGCCTACATATCACTTGGTCGCCCAGATTATTTTGAGGATTCAGACACTGTAGCTTCAAGATTTCAG CGAAACATGTATGGAGCTTGGGAGCAATATCTTGGACTGGAGCATCCAGACACGGCTCCTAGAAAGACACACAACGCTAATCAG AACCGCCATTCATTTGAGAGACCTGTAAAGATCTATAACTAG
- the LOC4342469 gene encoding ubiquitin C-terminal hydrolase 13 isoform X3: protein MNYIECINVDMKSTRKESFYDLQLDVKGCQDVYASFDKYVEVERLEGDNKYHAEQYGLQDAKKGVLFIDFPPVLQLQLKRFEYDFMRDTMVKINDRYEFPIQLDLDRDDGKYLSPDADRNVRNLYTLHSVLVHSGGVHGGHYYAFIRPTLSDQWFKFDDERVTKEDAKRALEEQYGGEEELPQTNPGLNNTPFKFTKYSNAYMLVYIRESDKDKIICNVDEKDIAEHLRIRLEKDREEKERRKKEKAEAHLYTIIKVARDDDLTTQIGKDIYFDLVDHDKVPSFRIQKQMPFTQFKEEVAKEFGIPTQFQRFWLWAKRQNHTYRPNRPLTPQEETHTVGQLKEAANKAHNAELKLFLEVELGLDLKPLPLPDKTREDILLFFKLYDPEKEQLRYVGRLFVKASGKPQDILPKLRKMAGFSQDEEIELYEEIKFEPNVMCEYIDNRLLFRACQLEDGDIVCFQKSPKPDTADQYRYPDVPSFLVYIRNRQVVHFRSLEKPKEDDFCLEMSKAFTYDEVVEKVAQKLGVDDPTKIRLTSHNCYSQQPKPQPIKYRGVERLLDMLIHYNQTSDILYYEVLDIPLPELQALKTLKVTYHHGTKDEVSVHSIRLPKNSTVGDVLNDIKSKVELSHPNAELRLLEVFYHKIYKIFAPNEKIENINDQYWTLRAEEVPEEEKNLGPFDRLIHVYHFTKDTQNQTQVQNFGEPFFMVIREDETLSSIKERIQKKLKVPDEDFSKWKFAYISLGRPDYFEDSDTVASRFQRNMYGAWEQYLGLEHPDTAPRKTHNANQNRHSFERPVKIYN from the exons ATGAATTATATCGAGTGTATCAATGTGGATATGAAATCAACTAGAAAGGAATCCTTCTATG ATCTTCAGCTTGATGTCAAAGGTTGTCAGGATGTCTATGCTTCTTTTGATAAGTATGTAGAGGTGGAGCGCCTGGAAGGAGATAACAAGTATCACGCAGAACAATATGGACTGCAG GATGCAAAGAAAGGTGTTCTTTTCATCGACTTCCCTCCTGTTTTGCAACTTCAGCTAAAACGCTTTGAATATGATTTCATGCGTGATACAATGGTAAAG ATAAATGACCGCTATGAGTTCCCGATTCAGTTGGATCTTGATAGAGATGATGGAAAGTACCTCTCTCCAGATGCAGATAGGAATGTGCGGAATCTTTACACTCTTCACAG TGTTCTCGTCCATAGTGGGGGTGTTCATGGTGGGCATTACTATGCTTTCATACGGCCTACTCTTTCTGATCAGTG GTTTAAGTTTGATGATGAGCGTGTAACAAAAGAGGATGCAAAGAGGGCATTGGAAGAGCAATATGGTGGTGAGGAGGAG CTACCTCAGACTAATCCTGGTCTAAACAATACTCCTTTCAAGTTCACTAAATATTCAAACGCATACATGCTTGTGTACATTCGCGAAAGTGACAAGGACAAAATAATTTGTAACGTGGATGAGAAGGACATAGCAGAGCACCTTCGA ATTAGATTAGAAAAGGATCGTGAGGAAAAGGAGCGTCGAAAGAAGGAGAAAGCTGAGGCCCACCTATATACTATCATTAAG GTTGCAAGGGATGATGACTTGACCACTCAAATAGGGAAGGACATATATTTTGATCTTGTTGATCATGATAAGGTCCCAAGTTTCCGCATCCAGAAGCAGATGCCTTTCACTCAATTCAAG GAGGAGGTTGCAAAAGAGTTTGGTATTCCTACCCAATTTCAAAGATTTTGGCTGTGGGCCAAGCGACAAAACCATACATACCGGCCTAACCGTCCACTGACTCCTCAAGAAGAGACGCACACA GTTGGACAGCTAAAAGAAGCAGCAAATAAGGCTCATAACGCAGAACTAAAATTGTTCTTGGAGGTTGAACTTGGACTG GACCTTAAACCTCTTCCTCTGCCTGACAAGACCAGAGAAGATATATTGCTTTTCTTCAAACTCTATGATCCTGAAAAGGAACAACTGCG GTATGTTGGTAGGCTCTTTGTTAAGGCTTCGGGAAAACCTCAGGACATTCTGCCAAAACTGAGGAAAATGGCTGGTTTTTCACAGGATGAGGAAATTGAACTTTATGAG GAAATCAAGTTTGAGCCCAATGTAATGTGTGAATATATTGACAATAGGCTTCTATTTCGAGCTTGCCAG CTTGAAGATGGTGACATCGTTTGTTTTCAAAAATCTCCAAAGCCAGATACTGCTGACCAATATAGATACCCTGATGTCCCATCCTTTCTGGTGTATATACGGAACCGGCAG GTAGTCCATTTTCGTTCATTGGAGAAGCCCAAAGAGGATGATTTTTGTTTAGAGAT GTCGAAGGCTTTCACGTATGATGAAGTAGTGGAAAAGGTGGCTCAAAAACTTGGTGTTGATGACCCAACTAAAATTCGGCTTACATCGCATAACTGTTATTCTCAACAACCTAAACCTCAACCTATTAAATACAGAGGTGTTGAGCGTTTGCTGGACATGCTGATTCACTATAACCAG ACTTCTGATATTCTTTACTATGAAGTATTGGATATACCACTCCCAGAATTACAAGCTCTGAAGACATTAAAAGTTACATATCATCATGGCACAAAAGATGAG GTGTCAGTTCACAGTATTAGGTTGCCAAAGAACAGCACTGTCGGTGATGTGCTAAATGATATAAAATCAAAG GTTGAGCTGTCTCATCCTAATGCTGAGCTTAGACTACTTGAGGTTTTCTATCACAAGATATACAAG ATTTTTGCACCGAATGAAAAGATAGAAAACATCAATGATCAGTACTGGACCCTGCGTGCAGAGGAG gtTCCGGAGGAAGAGAAAAATCTTGGTCCTTTTGATCGCTTGATTCATGTATACCATTTTACCAAAGACACTCAAAATCAGACG CAAGTTCAGAACTTTGGAGAACCTTTCTTTATGGTTATTCGTGAGGATGAAACCCTTTCTTCTATTAAAGAACGGATACAGAAAAAACTAAAAGTTCCAGATGAGGATTTCTCAAAG TGGAAATTTGCCTACATATCACTTGGTCGCCCAGATTATTTTGAGGATTCAGACACTGTAGCTTCAAGATTTCAG CGAAACATGTATGGAGCTTGGGAGCAATATCTTGGACTGGAGCATCCAGACACGGCTCCTAGAAAGACACACAACGCTAATCAG AACCGCCATTCATTTGAGAGACCTGTAAAGATCTATAACTAG
- the LOC4342469 gene encoding ubiquitin C-terminal hydrolase 12 isoform X2, which yields MTTSPPPPPPAEQQQQEEEEVLVPRQELPNGTQPMEVVPSEPAATVENQQIEDPPISRFTWTIENLSRVSTKKLYSEIFVVGGYKWRILIFPRGNNVEYLSMYLDVADSAVLPYGWTRYAQFSLSVVNQMHNKFTIRKETQHQFSARESDWGFTSFMPLGDLYNPSRGYLVNDTCIVEAEVAVCKVVDYWSYDSKKETGYVGLKNQGATCYMNSLLQTLYHIPYFRKAVYHMPTTENDMPSGSIPLALQSLFYKLQYNDSSVSTKELTKSFGWDMHDSFMQHDVQELNRVLSEKLEDKMKGTVVEGTIQQLFEGHHMNYIECINVDMKSTRKESFYDLQLDVKGCQDVYASFDKYVEVERLEGDNKYHAEQYGLQDAKKGVLFIDFPPVLQLQLKRFEYDFMRDTMVKINDRYEFPIQLDLDRDDGKYLSPDADRNVRNLYTLHSVLVHSGGVHGGHYYAFIRPTLSDQWFKFDDERVTKEDAKRALEEQYGGEEELPQTNPGLNNTPFKFTKYSNAYMLVYIRESDKDKIICNVDEKDIAEHLRIRLEKDREEKERRKKEKAEAHLYTIIKVARDDDLTTQIGKDIYFDLVDHDKVPSFRIQKQMPFTQFKEEVAKEFGIPTQFQRFWLWAKRQNHTYRPNRPLTPQEETHTVGQLKEAANKAHNAELKLFLEVELGLDLKPLPLPDKTREDILLFFKLYDPEKEQLRYVGRLFVKASGKPQDILPKLRKMAGFSQDEEIELYEEIKFEPNVMCEYIDNRLLFRACQLEDGDIVCFQKSPKPDTADQYRYPDVPSFLVYIRNRQVVHFRSLEKPKEDDFCLEMSKAFTYDEVVEKVAQKLGVDDPTKIRLTSHNCYSQQPKPQPIKYRGVERLLDMLIHYNQTSDILYYEVLDIPLPELQALKTLKVTYHHGTKDEVSVHSIRLPKNSTVGDVLNDIKSKVELSHPNAELRLLEVFYHKIYKIFAPNEKIENINDQYWTLRAEEVPEEEKNLGPFDRLIHVYHFTKDTQNQTQVQNFGEPFFMVIREDETLSSIKERIQKKLKVPDEDFSKWKFAYISLGRPDYFEDSDTVASRFQRNMYGAWEQYLGLEHPDTAPRKTHNANQNRHSFERPVKIYN from the exons ATGACGACCtctcccccgccaccgccgcccgccgag cagcagcaacaggaggaagaggaggtgcTCGTGCCGCGCCAGGAGTTGCCCAACGGAACGCAGCCAATGGAAG TTGTGCCTTCTGAGCCAGCCGCCACTGTGGAAAACCAGCAGATTGAAGATCCACCAATCTCTAGATTTACTTGGACCATTGAGAACCTATCAAGAGTGAGCACAAAGAAACTCTACTCTGAAATTTTTGTTGTTGGGGGCTACAAGTG GCGGATTTTGATTTTCCCAAGGGGAAATAATGTTGAATATCTGTCTATGTATTTGGATGTGGCTGATTCAGCAGTCCTGCCTTATGGGTGGACTAGATATGCGCAGTTCAGCCTCTCTGTGGTCAATCAAATGCACAACAAGTTTACAATAAGAAAAG AAACACAACATCAATTCTCTGCTCGAGAAAGTGATTGGGGTTTTACTTCCTTTATGCCTTTGGGTGATCTCTACAACCCCAGTAGAGGCTATCTTGTAAATGATACTTGTATAGTGGAGGCCGAAGTTGCTGTATGTAAGGTGGTTGATTATTGGAGCTATGACTCTAAAAAGGAAACTGGTTATGTTGGTCTGAAAAATCAAGGTGCTACTTGCTATATGAATTCTCTTCTTCAGACTCTGTACCATATTCCATATTTCAGAAAG GCTGTTTATCATATGCCCACAACTGAGAATGACATGCCTTCGGGAAGCATTCCATTAGCTCTGCAAAGTCTCTTTTATAAGCTGCAGTATAATGACAGCAGTGTCTCTACAAAGGAACTCACAAAATCTTTTGGGTGGGACATGCACGATTCATTCATGCAACATGATGTGCAAGAACTAAATAGAGTTCTTTCTGAGAAGTTGGAAGATAAGATGAAG GGAACTGTTGTGGAGGGCACAATACAACAATTATTTGAAGGGCATCACATGAATTATATCGAGTGTATCAATGTGGATATGAAATCAACTAGAAAGGAATCCTTCTATG ATCTTCAGCTTGATGTCAAAGGTTGTCAGGATGTCTATGCTTCTTTTGATAAGTATGTAGAGGTGGAGCGCCTGGAAGGAGATAACAAGTATCACGCAGAACAATATGGACTGCAG GATGCAAAGAAAGGTGTTCTTTTCATCGACTTCCCTCCTGTTTTGCAACTTCAGCTAAAACGCTTTGAATATGATTTCATGCGTGATACAATGGTAAAG ATAAATGACCGCTATGAGTTCCCGATTCAGTTGGATCTTGATAGAGATGATGGAAAGTACCTCTCTCCAGATGCAGATAGGAATGTGCGGAATCTTTACACTCTTCACAG TGTTCTCGTCCATAGTGGGGGTGTTCATGGTGGGCATTACTATGCTTTCATACGGCCTACTCTTTCTGATCAGTG GTTTAAGTTTGATGATGAGCGTGTAACAAAAGAGGATGCAAAGAGGGCATTGGAAGAGCAATATGGTGGTGAGGAGGAG CTACCTCAGACTAATCCTGGTCTAAACAATACTCCTTTCAAGTTCACTAAATATTCAAACGCATACATGCTTGTGTACATTCGCGAAAGTGACAAGGACAAAATAATTTGTAACGTGGATGAGAAGGACATAGCAGAGCACCTTCGA ATTAGATTAGAAAAGGATCGTGAGGAAAAGGAGCGTCGAAAGAAGGAGAAAGCTGAGGCCCACCTATATACTATCATTAAG GTTGCAAGGGATGATGACTTGACCACTCAAATAGGGAAGGACATATATTTTGATCTTGTTGATCATGATAAGGTCCCAAGTTTCCGCATCCAGAAGCAGATGCCTTTCACTCAATTCAAG GAGGAGGTTGCAAAAGAGTTTGGTATTCCTACCCAATTTCAAAGATTTTGGCTGTGGGCCAAGCGACAAAACCATACATACCGGCCTAACCGTCCACTGACTCCTCAAGAAGAGACGCACACA GTTGGACAGCTAAAAGAAGCAGCAAATAAGGCTCATAACGCAGAACTAAAATTGTTCTTGGAGGTTGAACTTGGACTG GACCTTAAACCTCTTCCTCTGCCTGACAAGACCAGAGAAGATATATTGCTTTTCTTCAAACTCTATGATCCTGAAAAGGAACAACTGCG GTATGTTGGTAGGCTCTTTGTTAAGGCTTCGGGAAAACCTCAGGACATTCTGCCAAAACTGAGGAAAATGGCTGGTTTTTCACAGGATGAGGAAATTGAACTTTATGAG GAAATCAAGTTTGAGCCCAATGTAATGTGTGAATATATTGACAATAGGCTTCTATTTCGAGCTTGCCAG CTTGAAGATGGTGACATCGTTTGTTTTCAAAAATCTCCAAAGCCAGATACTGCTGACCAATATAGATACCCTGATGTCCCATCCTTTCTGGTGTATATACGGAACCGGCAG GTAGTCCATTTTCGTTCATTGGAGAAGCCCAAAGAGGATGATTTTTGTTTAGAGAT GTCGAAGGCTTTCACGTATGATGAAGTAGTGGAAAAGGTGGCTCAAAAACTTGGTGTTGATGACCCAACTAAAATTCGGCTTACATCGCATAACTGTTATTCTCAACAACCTAAACCTCAACCTATTAAATACAGAGGTGTTGAGCGTTTGCTGGACATGCTGATTCACTATAACCAG ACTTCTGATATTCTTTACTATGAAGTATTGGATATACCACTCCCAGAATTACAAGCTCTGAAGACATTAAAAGTTACATATCATCATGGCACAAAAGATGAG GTGTCAGTTCACAGTATTAGGTTGCCAAAGAACAGCACTGTCGGTGATGTGCTAAATGATATAAAATCAAAG GTTGAGCTGTCTCATCCTAATGCTGAGCTTAGACTACTTGAGGTTTTCTATCACAAGATATACAAG ATTTTTGCACCGAATGAAAAGATAGAAAACATCAATGATCAGTACTGGACCCTGCGTGCAGAGGAG gtTCCGGAGGAAGAGAAAAATCTTGGTCCTTTTGATCGCTTGATTCATGTATACCATTTTACCAAAGACACTCAAAATCAGACG CAAGTTCAGAACTTTGGAGAACCTTTCTTTATGGTTATTCGTGAGGATGAAACCCTTTCTTCTATTAAAGAACGGATACAGAAAAAACTAAAAGTTCCAGATGAGGATTTCTCAAAG TGGAAATTTGCCTACATATCACTTGGTCGCCCAGATTATTTTGAGGATTCAGACACTGTAGCTTCAAGATTTCAG CGAAACATGTATGGAGCTTGGGAGCAATATCTTGGACTGGAGCATCCAGACACGGCTCCTAGAAAGACACACAACGCTAATCAG AACCGCCATTCATTTGAGAGACCTGTAAAGATCTATAACTAG